The Solanum lycopersicum chromosome 9, SLM_r2.1 genome window below encodes:
- the LOC101265964 gene encoding ankyrin repeat-containing protein At5g02620-like isoform X3, producing MQNNFSTKARCRSAAYKAASSSSSGVLQSLQVLRDFWKEEGVSPIDNRGDTILHFLAVNGNVAGFEILEPNLSVQDLETRNNSGDTPLHEAARFGKKDMVERILRIEKDLVYVQNNLGETPLYVAAASGEKDVFTILANCDFNKLTMKRNDGKTVLHATVFHDCYELAIYIVNMYPELVNDRDNDRMTALDMLSTKRLSFRSGSNYLFAEIGKTPSVPVQMIETIIYSSGISPRYKESKLSDNQTQAGTKVVCVERLPFTKSLLGNSWLQAIDEAKQKHILALILAKVLLEKYDWSYSITDHIVPNPLIQASKHKIDELVVEILQKYPELVETLDEKKKNILHIAAEHKNRFLFDYLLKKVASQNRMLADIDENGNTILHYAAHVGTPFFTSTTEHIESVWCVMSVLMMMWGVLWFKYIKYNMHPRLWDVKNLKGFKAEEMFEKNHLHVRKEAETAVRNLSNSTLVLSTLLCTINFAAIFTVPGGFEEKTGLPILLDKVQQELWMLMFYLGAALFSSVFTMAFTIVACLQALNLENIFLNKDVWWLIIAVVAVGFIMTLIYVDLTFPVFDYMYYLVYYSFFVSYKRGRM from the exons ctgcatcatcatcatcatcaggaGTACTGCAATCTCTCCAGGTTTTACGCGATTTTTGGAAAGAAGAAGGTGTCTCCCCGATTGATAATCGGGGTGACACCATCCTTCACTTCCTTGCTGTTAATGGCAATGTGGCTGGTTTCGAAATTCTTGAACCTAATTTGAGTGTTCAAGATCTCGAAACTAGGAACAATAGTGGAGATACACCGTTGCACGAAGCTGCTAGATTTG GTAAAAAAGATATGGTGGAGAGGATTTTGAGAATTGAGAAGGACTTAGTTTATGTGCAAAACAATTTGGGAGAGACCCCACTTTATGTTGCAGCTGCAAGTGGGGAGAAAGATGTATTTACTATTTTGGCCAATTGTGATTTCAATAAGCTCACAATGAAGAGGAATGATGGGAAAACTGTCCTTCATGCAACAGTATTCCATGACTGTTATG AACTAGCAATTTATATAGTGAATATGTATCCTGAACTTGTTAATGATCGCGATAATGATCGTATGACTGCTTTGGATATGTTGTCTACAAAAAGATTGTCATTCAGGAGTGGATCCAACTACTTATTTGCAGAAATAGGCAAAACACCTTCTGTTCCTGTTCAAATGATTGAAACCATCATCTATTCTT CAGGTATTTCACCGCGATATAAAGAATCAAAACTTAGTGATAACCAGACACAAGCTGGGACTAAGGTTGTCTGCGTTGAGAGGTTGCCGTTTACCAAGTCTCTATTAG GTAATTCCTGGTTACAAGCTATTGATGAAGCAAAGCAAAAGCATATTCTTGCACTAATATTAGCAAAAGTGTTGCTAGAAAAGTATGATTGGAGCTATAGTATTACTGATCACATTGTGCCAAATCCACTAATACAAgcatcaaaacataaaattgatGAGTTAGTGGTggaaattttgcaaaaatacCCTGAACTTGTGGAGACATTggatgaaaaaaagaagaatatattgcatatagcagCAGAACATAAAAACAgatttttgtttgattatttGCTCAAAAAAGTGGCTAGTCAAAACAGGATGTTGGCTGATATTGATGAAAATGGGAATACAATTTTGCATTATGCAGCACATGTTGGGACACCATTTTTTACATCAACTACAGAACATATTGAAAGTGTATGGTGTGTGATGTCTGTGTTAATGATGATGTGGGGAGTACTTTGGTTCAAG tatataaaatacaacatGCATCCGCGCCTTTGGGATGTTAAAAACTTAAAAGGCTTTAAAGCAGAAGAGATGTTCGAGAAAAACCACTTACACGTACGAAAAGAAGCAGAGACAGCAGTTAGAAACCTATCAAATTCTACACTAGTACTTTCTACACTCCTTTGTACCATCAACTTTGCCGCGATTTTCACAGTCCCCGGAGGTTTTGAAGAGAAAACTGGCCTACCTATTCTCCTAGACAAAGTTCAACAAGAACTATGGATGTTGATGTTTTACTTAGGTGCAGCACTTTTTAGTTCAGTATTCACTATGG CATTTACAATAGTAGCCTGCCTTCAAGCACTCAACCTTGAGAATATATTCTTGAACAAAGATGTTTGGTGGCTTATTATAGCTGTTGTAGCTGTTGGCTTTATTATGACTCTTATTTATGTAGATTTGACATTTCCTGTCTTtgattatatgtattatttggTTTATTATTCATTCTTTGTATCCTATAAGAGAGGACGTATGTAA
- the LOC101265964 gene encoding protein ACCELERATED CELL DEATH 6-like isoform X2, translating into MQNNFSTKARCRSAAYKAASSSSSGVLQSLQVLRDFWKEEGVSPIDNRGDTILHFLAVNGNVAGFEILEPNLSVQDLETRNNSGDTPLHEAARFGKKDMVERILRIEKDLVYVQNNLGETPLYVAAASGEKDVFTILANCDFNKLTMKRNDGKTVLHATVFHDCYELAIYIVNMYPELVNDRDNDRMTALDMLSTKRLSFRSGSNYLFAEIGKTPSVPVQMIETIIYSCISPRYKESKLSDNQTQAGTKVVCVERLPFTKSLLGNSWLQAIDEAKQKHILALILAKVLLEKYDWSYSITDHIVPNPLIQASKHKIDELVVEILQKYPELVETLDEKKKNILHIAAEHKNRFLFDYLLKKVASQNRMLADIDENGNTILHYAAHVGTPFFTSTTEHIESVWCVMSVLMMMWGVLWFKYIKYNMHPRLWDVKNLKGFKAEEMFEKNHLHVRKEAETAVRNLSNSTLVLSTLLCTINFAAIFTVPGGFEEKTGLPILLDKVQQELWMLMFYLGAALFSSVFTMGTLLSFLLCKFYSSDFYISLPIKIIIAIISIFYATAFTIVACLQALNLENIFLNKDVWWLIIAVVAVGFIMTLIYVDLTFPVFDYMYYLVYYSFFVSYKRGRM; encoded by the exons ctgcatcatcatcatcatcaggaGTACTGCAATCTCTCCAGGTTTTACGCGATTTTTGGAAAGAAGAAGGTGTCTCCCCGATTGATAATCGGGGTGACACCATCCTTCACTTCCTTGCTGTTAATGGCAATGTGGCTGGTTTCGAAATTCTTGAACCTAATTTGAGTGTTCAAGATCTCGAAACTAGGAACAATAGTGGAGATACACCGTTGCACGAAGCTGCTAGATTTG GTAAAAAAGATATGGTGGAGAGGATTTTGAGAATTGAGAAGGACTTAGTTTATGTGCAAAACAATTTGGGAGAGACCCCACTTTATGTTGCAGCTGCAAGTGGGGAGAAAGATGTATTTACTATTTTGGCCAATTGTGATTTCAATAAGCTCACAATGAAGAGGAATGATGGGAAAACTGTCCTTCATGCAACAGTATTCCATGACTGTTATG AACTAGCAATTTATATAGTGAATATGTATCCTGAACTTGTTAATGATCGCGATAATGATCGTATGACTGCTTTGGATATGTTGTCTACAAAAAGATTGTCATTCAGGAGTGGATCCAACTACTTATTTGCAGAAATAGGCAAAACACCTTCTGTTCCTGTTCAAATGATTGAAACCATCATCTATTCTT GTATTTCACCGCGATATAAAGAATCAAAACTTAGTGATAACCAGACACAAGCTGGGACTAAGGTTGTCTGCGTTGAGAGGTTGCCGTTTACCAAGTCTCTATTAG GTAATTCCTGGTTACAAGCTATTGATGAAGCAAAGCAAAAGCATATTCTTGCACTAATATTAGCAAAAGTGTTGCTAGAAAAGTATGATTGGAGCTATAGTATTACTGATCACATTGTGCCAAATCCACTAATACAAgcatcaaaacataaaattgatGAGTTAGTGGTggaaattttgcaaaaatacCCTGAACTTGTGGAGACATTggatgaaaaaaagaagaatatattgcatatagcagCAGAACATAAAAACAgatttttgtttgattatttGCTCAAAAAAGTGGCTAGTCAAAACAGGATGTTGGCTGATATTGATGAAAATGGGAATACAATTTTGCATTATGCAGCACATGTTGGGACACCATTTTTTACATCAACTACAGAACATATTGAAAGTGTATGGTGTGTGATGTCTGTGTTAATGATGATGTGGGGAGTACTTTGGTTCAAG tatataaaatacaacatGCATCCGCGCCTTTGGGATGTTAAAAACTTAAAAGGCTTTAAAGCAGAAGAGATGTTCGAGAAAAACCACTTACACGTACGAAAAGAAGCAGAGACAGCAGTTAGAAACCTATCAAATTCTACACTAGTACTTTCTACACTCCTTTGTACCATCAACTTTGCCGCGATTTTCACAGTCCCCGGAGGTTTTGAAGAGAAAACTGGCCTACCTATTCTCCTAGACAAAGTTCAACAAGAACTATGGATGTTGATGTTTTACTTAGGTGCAGCACTTTTTAGTTCAGTATTCACTATGGGTACACTCTTATCATTTCTTCTTTGCAAATTTTATAGCAGTGATTTCTACATTTCATTGCCTATAAAGATTATAATTGCTATTATTTCAATCTTTTATGCCACAGCATTTACAATAGTAGCCTGCCTTCAAGCACTCAACCTTGAGAATATATTCTTGAACAAAGATGTTTGGTGGCTTATTATAGCTGTTGTAGCTGTTGGCTTTATTATGACTCTTATTTATGTAGATTTGACATTTCCTGTCTTtgattatatgtattatttggTTTATTATTCATTCTTTGTATCCTATAAGAGAGGACGTATGTAA
- the LOC101265964 gene encoding protein ACCELERATED CELL DEATH 6-like isoform X1: MQNNFSTKARCRSAAYKAASSSSSGVLQSLQVLRDFWKEEGVSPIDNRGDTILHFLAVNGNVAGFEILEPNLSVQDLETRNNSGDTPLHEAARFGKKDMVERILRIEKDLVYVQNNLGETPLYVAAASGEKDVFTILANCDFNKLTMKRNDGKTVLHATVFHDCYELAIYIVNMYPELVNDRDNDRMTALDMLSTKRLSFRSGSNYLFAEIGKTPSVPVQMIETIIYSSGISPRYKESKLSDNQTQAGTKVVCVERLPFTKSLLGNSWLQAIDEAKQKHILALILAKVLLEKYDWSYSITDHIVPNPLIQASKHKIDELVVEILQKYPELVETLDEKKKNILHIAAEHKNRFLFDYLLKKVASQNRMLADIDENGNTILHYAAHVGTPFFTSTTEHIESVWCVMSVLMMMWGVLWFKYIKYNMHPRLWDVKNLKGFKAEEMFEKNHLHVRKEAETAVRNLSNSTLVLSTLLCTINFAAIFTVPGGFEEKTGLPILLDKVQQELWMLMFYLGAALFSSVFTMGTLLSFLLCKFYSSDFYISLPIKIIIAIISIFYATAFTIVACLQALNLENIFLNKDVWWLIIAVVAVGFIMTLIYVDLTFPVFDYMYYLVYYSFFVSYKRGRM; encoded by the exons ctgcatcatcatcatcatcaggaGTACTGCAATCTCTCCAGGTTTTACGCGATTTTTGGAAAGAAGAAGGTGTCTCCCCGATTGATAATCGGGGTGACACCATCCTTCACTTCCTTGCTGTTAATGGCAATGTGGCTGGTTTCGAAATTCTTGAACCTAATTTGAGTGTTCAAGATCTCGAAACTAGGAACAATAGTGGAGATACACCGTTGCACGAAGCTGCTAGATTTG GTAAAAAAGATATGGTGGAGAGGATTTTGAGAATTGAGAAGGACTTAGTTTATGTGCAAAACAATTTGGGAGAGACCCCACTTTATGTTGCAGCTGCAAGTGGGGAGAAAGATGTATTTACTATTTTGGCCAATTGTGATTTCAATAAGCTCACAATGAAGAGGAATGATGGGAAAACTGTCCTTCATGCAACAGTATTCCATGACTGTTATG AACTAGCAATTTATATAGTGAATATGTATCCTGAACTTGTTAATGATCGCGATAATGATCGTATGACTGCTTTGGATATGTTGTCTACAAAAAGATTGTCATTCAGGAGTGGATCCAACTACTTATTTGCAGAAATAGGCAAAACACCTTCTGTTCCTGTTCAAATGATTGAAACCATCATCTATTCTT CAGGTATTTCACCGCGATATAAAGAATCAAAACTTAGTGATAACCAGACACAAGCTGGGACTAAGGTTGTCTGCGTTGAGAGGTTGCCGTTTACCAAGTCTCTATTAG GTAATTCCTGGTTACAAGCTATTGATGAAGCAAAGCAAAAGCATATTCTTGCACTAATATTAGCAAAAGTGTTGCTAGAAAAGTATGATTGGAGCTATAGTATTACTGATCACATTGTGCCAAATCCACTAATACAAgcatcaaaacataaaattgatGAGTTAGTGGTggaaattttgcaaaaatacCCTGAACTTGTGGAGACATTggatgaaaaaaagaagaatatattgcatatagcagCAGAACATAAAAACAgatttttgtttgattatttGCTCAAAAAAGTGGCTAGTCAAAACAGGATGTTGGCTGATATTGATGAAAATGGGAATACAATTTTGCATTATGCAGCACATGTTGGGACACCATTTTTTACATCAACTACAGAACATATTGAAAGTGTATGGTGTGTGATGTCTGTGTTAATGATGATGTGGGGAGTACTTTGGTTCAAG tatataaaatacaacatGCATCCGCGCCTTTGGGATGTTAAAAACTTAAAAGGCTTTAAAGCAGAAGAGATGTTCGAGAAAAACCACTTACACGTACGAAAAGAAGCAGAGACAGCAGTTAGAAACCTATCAAATTCTACACTAGTACTTTCTACACTCCTTTGTACCATCAACTTTGCCGCGATTTTCACAGTCCCCGGAGGTTTTGAAGAGAAAACTGGCCTACCTATTCTCCTAGACAAAGTTCAACAAGAACTATGGATGTTGATGTTTTACTTAGGTGCAGCACTTTTTAGTTCAGTATTCACTATGGGTACACTCTTATCATTTCTTCTTTGCAAATTTTATAGCAGTGATTTCTACATTTCATTGCCTATAAAGATTATAATTGCTATTATTTCAATCTTTTATGCCACAGCATTTACAATAGTAGCCTGCCTTCAAGCACTCAACCTTGAGAATATATTCTTGAACAAAGATGTTTGGTGGCTTATTATAGCTGTTGTAGCTGTTGGCTTTATTATGACTCTTATTTATGTAGATTTGACATTTCCTGTCTTtgattatatgtattatttggTTTATTATTCATTCTTTGTATCCTATAAGAGAGGACGTATGTAA
- the LOC101265964 gene encoding ankyrin repeat-containing protein At5g02620-like isoform X4 — MQNNFSTKARCRSAAYKAASSSSSGVLQSLQVLRDFWKEEGVSPIDNRGDTILHFLAVNGNVAGFEILEPNLSVQDLETRNNSGDTPLHEAARFGKKDMVERILRIEKDLVYVQNNLGETPLYVAAASGEKDVFTILANCDFNKLTMKRNDGKTVLHATVFHDCYELAIYIVNMYPELVNDRDNDRMTALDMLSTKRLSFRSGSNYLFAEIGKTPSVPVQMIETIIYSCISPRYKESKLSDNQTQAGTKVVCVERLPFTKSLLGNSWLQAIDEAKQKHILALILAKVLLEKYDWSYSITDHIVPNPLIQASKHKIDELVVEILQKYPELVETLDEKKKNILHIAAEHKNRFLFDYLLKKVASQNRMLADIDENGNTILHYAAHVGTPFFTSTTEHIESVWCVMSVLMMMWGVLWFKYIKYNMHPRLWDVKNLKGFKAEEMFEKNHLHVRKEAETAVRNLSNSTLVLSTLLCTINFAAIFTVPGGFEEKTGLPILLDKVQQELWMLMFYLGAALFSSVFTMAFTIVACLQALNLENIFLNKDVWWLIIAVVAVGFIMTLIYVDLTFPVFDYMYYLVYYSFFVSYKRGRM, encoded by the exons ctgcatcatcatcatcatcaggaGTACTGCAATCTCTCCAGGTTTTACGCGATTTTTGGAAAGAAGAAGGTGTCTCCCCGATTGATAATCGGGGTGACACCATCCTTCACTTCCTTGCTGTTAATGGCAATGTGGCTGGTTTCGAAATTCTTGAACCTAATTTGAGTGTTCAAGATCTCGAAACTAGGAACAATAGTGGAGATACACCGTTGCACGAAGCTGCTAGATTTG GTAAAAAAGATATGGTGGAGAGGATTTTGAGAATTGAGAAGGACTTAGTTTATGTGCAAAACAATTTGGGAGAGACCCCACTTTATGTTGCAGCTGCAAGTGGGGAGAAAGATGTATTTACTATTTTGGCCAATTGTGATTTCAATAAGCTCACAATGAAGAGGAATGATGGGAAAACTGTCCTTCATGCAACAGTATTCCATGACTGTTATG AACTAGCAATTTATATAGTGAATATGTATCCTGAACTTGTTAATGATCGCGATAATGATCGTATGACTGCTTTGGATATGTTGTCTACAAAAAGATTGTCATTCAGGAGTGGATCCAACTACTTATTTGCAGAAATAGGCAAAACACCTTCTGTTCCTGTTCAAATGATTGAAACCATCATCTATTCTT GTATTTCACCGCGATATAAAGAATCAAAACTTAGTGATAACCAGACACAAGCTGGGACTAAGGTTGTCTGCGTTGAGAGGTTGCCGTTTACCAAGTCTCTATTAG GTAATTCCTGGTTACAAGCTATTGATGAAGCAAAGCAAAAGCATATTCTTGCACTAATATTAGCAAAAGTGTTGCTAGAAAAGTATGATTGGAGCTATAGTATTACTGATCACATTGTGCCAAATCCACTAATACAAgcatcaaaacataaaattgatGAGTTAGTGGTggaaattttgcaaaaatacCCTGAACTTGTGGAGACATTggatgaaaaaaagaagaatatattgcatatagcagCAGAACATAAAAACAgatttttgtttgattatttGCTCAAAAAAGTGGCTAGTCAAAACAGGATGTTGGCTGATATTGATGAAAATGGGAATACAATTTTGCATTATGCAGCACATGTTGGGACACCATTTTTTACATCAACTACAGAACATATTGAAAGTGTATGGTGTGTGATGTCTGTGTTAATGATGATGTGGGGAGTACTTTGGTTCAAG tatataaaatacaacatGCATCCGCGCCTTTGGGATGTTAAAAACTTAAAAGGCTTTAAAGCAGAAGAGATGTTCGAGAAAAACCACTTACACGTACGAAAAGAAGCAGAGACAGCAGTTAGAAACCTATCAAATTCTACACTAGTACTTTCTACACTCCTTTGTACCATCAACTTTGCCGCGATTTTCACAGTCCCCGGAGGTTTTGAAGAGAAAACTGGCCTACCTATTCTCCTAGACAAAGTTCAACAAGAACTATGGATGTTGATGTTTTACTTAGGTGCAGCACTTTTTAGTTCAGTATTCACTATGG CATTTACAATAGTAGCCTGCCTTCAAGCACTCAACCTTGAGAATATATTCTTGAACAAAGATGTTTGGTGGCTTATTATAGCTGTTGTAGCTGTTGGCTTTATTATGACTCTTATTTATGTAGATTTGACATTTCCTGTCTTtgattatatgtattatttggTTTATTATTCATTCTTTGTATCCTATAAGAGAGGACGTATGTAA